Part of the Streptococcus ilei genome is shown below.
GATAAAGTGTTAAACGTTTAAAAAAATACAAAGTCCCATGTGGCTATAGTCTGAATTCATTATTGCTTCTTTCAGTATTCCTGAAGAAACTAATAATGATGTCGGATATCCGAAACTTTCCGCTGTGATTAAAGTTCTTGAAATGAGATCATTTCAAGAACTCGGGAGTTTTGAGACCTTAGGCTCAAAACTAAGTCATGGAACTTCTTTGAAGTTCGCTGACGTCCGTACTCACCTTAGGAAAGTTTCTAGGAATACATTTTCTGCAATTTAAAACTGGAGTTAAAGCTCCAGTTTTTTCTTCTTCAAAATATAAAAAATATTAAGAAATTTCATTTAAATAACTTGCTAAATGAAGCAAAAAACTATACCATAGTAGAGTGTCTTTTGACCAAATATGTGACTGAAGGATGATTATGAAAAAATTATTAGAAAAGGTTAGTATCCTTTCTTTATCTCTTGTATTAACAACATCTTTTTCGATTTCTAGCGCTCTTCCTTATATGTTCGAATACTATAAGGATCTCCCCAAAAGTCAAATCGAACTCTTGGTATCTCTTCCATCCGCAGGGATTATGGTCACCCTCTTCCTAAATACCATTATCGAACGCTACTTGGATGAGAGGAAGATGATTATTACAGGACTCTTCATACTCTCACTATTTGGTATGGTCCCTTTCTTTAACCAAGCCTATCCTGTTCTTTTCATTTCTCGTTTCATTTTTGGGATGGGGGTCGGTTTGATCAACGCTAAAGCTATATCTATTATCAGCGAACGCTACCAGGGACGTGAACGGATCCAAACTCTCGGATTTCGTGGTTCTGCTGAAGTCGTAGGGACAGCCCTGGTCACTTTATTGGTCGGCTTCCTCCTTCAATTCGGCTGGACTTCTAGCTTTTTAGCCTACGGAGCTGGATTAATCGTTCTGTTTCTCTTCATGGCCTTTGTCCCTTACCACCAACAAGAAGAAAGCCAGCATACACAAGCCAAACATAAAGAACCACTCCAAAAAGAAGAATGGAAATTAACCATTATCTTGGCTATTGTGGCTGCCGTGATTGTCTTATGTAATGTTGGAATAACTCTTCGTATCCCAAGCATTGTCGCTTACACTTTCAAGGATCAGCACAAATCAGCCAGCTTTATTCTAAGTGCTATGCAATTGATTGGAATTCTAGCTGGTCTCACCTTCTCTGGGCTCGTTCATTTGTTTAAGAGCAAATTGATCACTTATGCTGGGATTGCTTATGGATTCTCCATGATGGCTGTAGCCCTTTCACCAAGTATCCCTCTTCTTGCTCTATCCGCCCTCTTCTCTGGCTATACGTATAGCACTGCTCTCACCATGGTTTTCCAAATCTTGTCAGCCAAGATTCCTGCTAGACGATTAAACCAGGTGACCTCAGTAGCCGTCTTAGGATGTAGCTTCGGAGCGGCTATTACACCTTTCGCCCTCAATACCATTGGTCTCATCTCCGACAGCAACGCTTTCATCTTTACCGTGTTAGGTATTGCTATGGCTCTCCTAGCCTTCTCTCTTCTCTATCTTTTAAAAGATCATCATGAATAAACAAAAGAGGCTGGGACAAAAGTCCTAGCCTCTCAATTGTCTTTGGATTGTCGAGCAAGACGCAGTGGTTGACTGGGCTCTTTGTTCGCTTTTTAAGCTCCAAATATGACCTAATGAGGGAAACAAAGTTTCCTTTATCTGCAACCTTCAACAGTCTCCCAGACTGTTGAAGCTGTGCGGAGGTGGGACGACGAAATCGAATTCTAACGAATGACCGATTTCTGTCCCACTCTCTTTTCTGTCTTACTGATTCGAAAGTTGGGCAGTTTGCATTTTGTAATAAACACCTTTTTGTGCCATCAACTCAGAATGATCCCCATGTTCAACGATATTTCCATCTACCATGACAAGAATCAGGTCTGCATTCTCAATTGTAGACAGGCGATGAGCGATCACAAAGCTGGTCCGACCCACCATCAGCTTATTAAAAGCATCCTGGATGAGCAACTCCGTCCGCGTATCAATGGAAGACGTTGCCTCATCTAATATCAAAATCTTAGGCACTGAAAGAAAGACCCGAGCAATGGTCAGAAGCTGTCTTTGTCCTTGAGATAAGGAATCTCCCGCATCAGCTAGATAGGTATCATAGCCATCTGGAAGCTGTTGAATAAAGAAATCAGCATTGGCAGCCTTAGCTGCTTGAATCACGTCTTCCCGACTAGCATCTTGTCGACCAAATGCGATATTCTCATGAACCGTTCCCACTTTGAGCCAAGTCTCTTGTAGGACCATTCCAAACTGCTTGCGGTAGCTTGCTAGGCTATAGGTATCCACGGCTTCTTGGTCTAGGAGCAAGCGACCCTGATCTACATCATAAAATCGCATGAGAAGATTAATCATGGTTGATTTCCCAGCACCTGTTGGCCCAACAATGGCTACCTTACTAGCCGGCGGGATGGAAATGGAGAGATCCTTTATGAGGGGCTGGTCAGATCGATACCCAAAGCTGACATGATCAAATTGGACAGCTCCTTCGACAGCCTCTTCTTGCAAGTCTTTCTTTCCACTTTCTTTCACTTCCTCTTGGTCCAAGACGCTATAGAGACGTTCCGCACAAGCTAAGGCGCTTTGCAATTCAGCAAGGACAGAGGAGATGTCATTAAAGGGTTTGGTGTACTGATTGACATAGTTGAGGAAGGTCACCAACTGGCCAACAGTGAAGCCAGTACCCGATAGGATACGGAAGGCACCAAATCCCGTCACAAGGGCATAGATCAGGGCATTAACAAAGCGTGTCGCAGGATTAACGGTAGAGGAATAAAAAATCGCCTCTTGAGAATAACCAGCATAGTCGCCATTGATTTCAATAAACTTGTCTTTAAACTGGTTTTGGGCATTGAAGGCTTGAAGCAAGCTTTCTTGACTGAGAGATTCTTCAATCATCTGTGTCTGAGCACCACGCGCCTGGGTCTGCATCCGAAAGAGATGGTAGGAACGCTTGGCAATAAAACGAGCGATAAAGAGTGATAAAGGAGTCAGGATCAAAACCATTCCCA
Proteins encoded:
- a CDS encoding ABC transporter ATP-binding protein, with the protein product MKQKTYLRRLLADIARQPIWLILASLGTILQVLLTVYIPILIGRAVDIVVLPDASHLLLPLILQMGLVILFASLIQWFNPLVYNQMIYRYSKDLREKVIQKVHVLPLSYLDRQGTGDLVSRLTTDVEQLNNGLLMVFNQFFVGLLTILVTIASMARLDWMMMGMVLILTPLSLFIARFIAKRSYHLFRMQTQARGAQTQMIEESLSQESLLQAFNAQNQFKDKFIEINGDYAGYSQEAIFYSSTVNPATRFVNALIYALVTGFGAFRILSGTGFTVGQLVTFLNYVNQYTKPFNDISSVLAELQSALACAERLYSVLDQEEVKESGKKDLQEEAVEGAVQFDHVSFGYRSDQPLIKDLSISIPPASKVAIVGPTGAGKSTMINLLMRFYDVDQGRLLLDQEAVDTYSLASYRKQFGMVLQETWLKVGTVHENIAFGRQDASREDVIQAAKAANADFFIQQLPDGYDTYLADAGDSLSQGQRQLLTIARVFLSVPKILILDEATSSIDTRTELLIQDAFNKLMVGRTSFVIAHRLSTIENADLILVMVDGNIVEHGDHSELMAQKGVYYKMQTAQLSNQ
- a CDS encoding MFS transporter, with the translated sequence MKKLLEKVSILSLSLVLTTSFSISSALPYMFEYYKDLPKSQIELLVSLPSAGIMVTLFLNTIIERYLDERKMIITGLFILSLFGMVPFFNQAYPVLFISRFIFGMGVGLINAKAISIISERYQGRERIQTLGFRGSAEVVGTALVTLLVGFLLQFGWTSSFLAYGAGLIVLFLFMAFVPYHQQEESQHTQAKHKEPLQKEEWKLTIILAIVAAVIVLCNVGITLRIPSIVAYTFKDQHKSASFILSAMQLIGILAGLTFSGLVHLFKSKLITYAGIAYGFSMMAVALSPSIPLLALSALFSGYTYSTALTMVFQILSAKIPARRLNQVTSVAVLGCSFGAAITPFALNTIGLISDSNAFIFTVLGIAMALLAFSLLYLLKDHHE